A window from Mixophyes fleayi isolate aMixFle1 chromosome 12, aMixFle1.hap1, whole genome shotgun sequence encodes these proteins:
- the LOC142108142 gene encoding carbohydrate sulfotransferase 14-like, protein MFPQPLYQLPKGFHMGAEILPPNGGFPALRRIPSYPLSRPRGHSTLLPSMLMFGVIVASSGLLLMIESGILAEVKTPPPRGHLAWRSQVRPVSREFGDGDLEQQILRDIRNRTMSSVCTQKNMPHSVWELPSSQRRTLLKHIIVNDKYKFLYCYVPKVACSNWKRVLKVLDGHLENVDVKLKMDHKSDLVFLSDLSVEKIKYRLKYYFKFMFVRDPMERLLSAYRNKFGEIKEYQQRYGVEIVKRYRKNPGLSKGDDVTFSEFLQYLLDEDVERMNEHWMPIYNLCQPCAVPYDFIGSYERLWDDANDVLKSIDAPTYVQFPERQAWYKPVTKETINYFLCNTPKGLIREVLPKYILDFSLFAYSLPNTTSEYCRQ, encoded by the coding sequence ATGTTTCCTCAACCTCTGTACCAGCTCCCCAAAGGATTCCACATGGGTGCAGAGATCCTGCCACCTAATGGGGGGTTCCCGGCACTGAGACGGATCCCCTCTTATCCCCTATCGCGCCCCAGGGGCCACAGCACTCTGCTGCCGTCCATGCTGATGTTTGGTGTGATCGTGGCATCTAGTGGGTTACTCCTCATGATAGAGAGTGGCATCCTGGCAGAGGTGAAGACTCCTCCTCCACGGGGGCACCTGGCGTGGCGATCACAAGTCAGACCGGTGTCCCGGGAGTTTGGGGACGGAGACCTAGAGCAGCAGATATTACGGGACATAAGGAACAGGACTATGAGCAGTGTCTGCACGCAGAAGAACATGCCACATAGCGTGTGGGAGTTACCCAGTAGCCAGCGCCGGACTCTCCTCAAACACATCATAGTCAATGACAAGTACAAGTTTCTCTACTGCTATGTGCCGAAGGTTGCCTGCTCTAATTGGAAACGGGTCCTTAAGGTGCTGGACGGCCACCTAGAAAACGTGGATGTGAAGCTGAAGATGGACCACAAGAGTGACTTGGTCTTCTTATCTGACCTATCTGTGGAGAAGATCAAATATCgcctaaaatattattttaagtttATGTTTGTCAGAGACCCCATGGAAAGACTACTCTCTGCCTACAGGAACAAATTTGGGGAGATTAAGGAATACCAGCAGAGATATGGGGTAGAAATAGTTAAGAGGTACAGGAAGAACCCCGGGTTGTCAAAGGGAGATGATGTCACATTCTCTGAGTTTCTCCAGTATTTGCTGGATGAGGACGTGGAGAGGATGAATGAGCACTGGATGCCTATCTATAACCTCTGCCAGCCGTGTGCTGTGCCCTATGACTTCATAGGCTCCTACGAAAGACTATGGGATGATGCCAATGACGTACTAAAGAGCATCGATGCCCCGACGTATGTACAGTTCCCAGAGAGACAAGCATGGTATAAACCTGTTACTAAAGAGACAATTAATTACTTTCTATGCAATACTCCAAAGGGACTGATCAGAGAGGTTTTACCGAAGTACATTCTGGATTTCTCCTTATTTGCCTATTCATTACCCAATACCACTAGTGAATACTGTAGGCAGTAA